The Fodinicurvata sp. EGI_FJ10296 genome includes a region encoding these proteins:
- a CDS encoding site-specific integrase, protein MSEHGHEVVSPAQIANSVRALLPFWGHLVVTEITEQTCRGYVRQRRHSITGEAVAAGTVRNDIIVLAAAIRHDFQQGRLTRLVHIWMPPASKRRERWLTRQEAASLIRAARNGQHGRRHLPLFILMGIYTAARKEAILSLRWTQVDFGRGMIDFRTPGREATSKGRAQIPIPRRLMTFLRYARRHSSPTGFVIQYNGKPIKDVRKGFRFICKRAGLDGICPHTLRHTAATWMVRADVPWWQIARYLGHTTTRQIEMTYGHHRPEWLSAAASSFDRRA, encoded by the coding sequence ATGTCCGAACATGGGCATGAAGTTGTTTCTCCAGCGCAGATTGCGAATTCTGTCCGCGCACTATTGCCGTTCTGGGGTCACCTCGTCGTCACTGAGATCACTGAACAGACGTGCCGGGGGTATGTTCGCCAACGTCGCCACTCTATCACCGGTGAAGCGGTCGCCGCAGGAACCGTCCGAAACGACATCATCGTCTTGGCTGCGGCTATCAGGCACGATTTTCAGCAAGGTCGGCTCACGCGATTGGTCCACATCTGGATGCCACCAGCAAGCAAACGCCGGGAGCGATGGCTGACTCGTCAGGAGGCTGCCAGCCTTATACGCGCCGCTCGCAACGGGCAACACGGGCGCCGCCATTTGCCGCTGTTCATTCTGATGGGGATTTATACGGCCGCGCGGAAAGAGGCGATTCTCTCGCTTCGCTGGACTCAGGTAGACTTTGGTCGCGGCATGATCGATTTTCGGACGCCCGGCCGAGAAGCAACATCGAAGGGGCGAGCGCAGATCCCTATACCCCGGCGCCTGATGACGTTCTTGCGCTACGCTAGACGCCATTCATCACCAACAGGCTTCGTGATTCAGTATAACGGCAAGCCCATCAAGGACGTGCGGAAAGGATTCAGATTCATCTGCAAAAGGGCGGGCCTTGATGGTATATGCCCTCACACACTTCGGCACACCGCCGCAACATGGATGGTCCGCGCCGACGTCCCCTGGTGGCAGATCGCTCGATATCTTGGCCATACGACCACTCGGCAGATTGAAATGACCTACGGGCACCACCGCCCGGAGTGGCTCAGCGCGGCCGCCAGTTCCTTCGACAGACGGGCGTAA
- a CDS encoding helix-turn-helix domain-containing protein, translating into MNETVVPSRIADLPDLATPSEVASVLRCRARTVQNECRVGRIAYTRIAGRYLISREAVYDYLKERTVPCQNGTKAPTLTGGKTEKSGRFDGSIVAVDARVQRALQTAAKLRPSSRNIS; encoded by the coding sequence ATGAATGAAACTGTGGTCCCTTCGCGTATTGCGGACCTCCCAGATCTGGCCACGCCGTCAGAGGTGGCGAGCGTCTTGCGCTGCCGAGCGAGGACGGTTCAGAATGAATGCCGCGTCGGTCGGATCGCATACACGCGCATCGCAGGGCGCTACCTCATCAGCCGGGAAGCGGTATACGACTATCTGAAGGAGCGGACTGTGCCATGCCAAAACGGAACAAAGGCGCCCACCTTAACTGGCGGCAAGACAGAAAAGTCTGGGAGGTTCGATGGTTCGATCGTGGCCGTCGACGCGCGCGTTCAACGGGCACTTCAGACCGCCGCGAAGCTGAGACCCAGCTCGCGCAACATCTCATAG